ATCGCTGAACGCAATCGCCGACTGGATGGCAAATCCGGTGGCAATCGGGGAACGGGTGGTGGAGCTGTACTTCACCTCGGCTCCCTGCTGCTCAAGGCGCTCCGCCAGCAGGAACGGCTCCCAGATGAATTCGCTGGTGCCGAGCACGAGGATCTTTTCCCCGGGGGCCACGGCGATATCGTTGCCGAGATCGCCGGCCGGCGAGGCCATTCCCAGACGGCCCCAGTTTTGCCGCCCGGTCACCGGAACGCTGCCGCGGGCGGTCACGTTCACCGCCGGCATCACCGGGACCGGCGCGTCCGGGTTTTTCTCCCAGTGCCAGTCGCCGCGCACCAGCGCTACGGTGGTTACCGGCAGCGGGCAGGCTTTGGCGATCGCCTCCCCGCTCCAGTCGGTCAGCGTAACGGCGATCACCCGTTCGATGCCGGTCAGCCCGGCGTCGTTTCGCAGCGCGGCCAGCAGATTGATAAAGGTATTACCGGTGGTGGCTTCATCATCGATCAGCACCAGCGTTCGCGCGTTCTGCACCCGGCGGCGCAGTTCGGCGTCATCGGGCAGATAGAGCAGGTGGTCGGTCGCGTGGCTGTGGTCCTCTTTAAATTCGCACAGCAGTTCGCCGCTGACCGGATGGCGCGTGGAGCTGAGATACACCGCATCCGGCATGCGCTGCCGCATCTCGTCAAACACGCCCGCGCCGAGGCCCACGGCGGTTTCCGCCATGCCGATAAACAGCACCGGGCCATCGGACAGCGTGGGGAACTGAGCTGCCAGCTGGCGGTAAACGCCGCGCATGGTGGTCGGGCTGACCGGAATATGGCGGCCGAGCACTTTACTGACAAACAGGAAGGCACGCTTGGGGTTGCGGCGCTCGGCCACGTCAAACAGGTCGTCCAGCGGGATCGTGTTGCCGACGGGCGTGACGCTCAGCGTGCCGCAGGTCAGGGTTTTGCGCCACTGCGGCGAAGGGATAGCGGTCATACTCGGTTCCTTACGGGATCAGGTTAGTCAGCGGTTGATAGCGCACGACGTCGGTTAGGGAGCGCACGGTGGCGGGAGCAAAATCACGACTGGCGCTTTCACGGACCTGCTCTGCGGTTATCAGACCCAGGCGGCGCAGGGCGAACAGGCCGGGCAGGTTAACGCCGCTGAAGCGGGTATAGCCGATGCCGCCGGAAGGGCGCATGTTGATCTCCAGCAGCAGCGGTTTCCCGTTCGCATCGTGACGG
The sequence above is a segment of the Erwinia sp. SLM-02 genome. Coding sequences within it:
- a CDS encoding phosphoribosyltransferase domain-containing protein, translated to MTAIPSPQWRKTLTCGTLSVTPVGNTIPLDDLFDVAERRNPKRAFLFVSKVLGRHIPVSPTTMRGVYRQLAAQFPTLSDGPVLFIGMAETAVGLGAGVFDEMRQRMPDAVYLSSTRHPVSGELLCEFKEDHSHATDHLLYLPDDAELRRRVQNARTLVLIDDEATTGNTFINLLAALRNDAGLTGIERVIAVTLTDWSGEAIAKACPLPVTTVALVRGDWHWEKNPDAPVPVMPAVNVTARGSVPVTGRQNWGRLGMASPAGDLGNDIAVAPGEKILVLGTSEFIWEPFLLAERLEQQGAEVKYSSTTRSPIATGFAIQSAIAFSDNYGLGIPNYVYNVAHQQFDRILLCSETPADSLDPILIAALSKVAPKVEVLSYE